Genomic DNA from Candidatus Sulfurimonas marisnigri:
CCCTGAAGGACCAGTATATCAAGCAGGAACTCTTAGTGGAAACCCAGTTGCAATGGCAGCAGGACTAGCTGCTATAAGCAAACTAAAGAAAAATGCTCAAGTAATGTCTGTATTAAATGCAAGAGCAACTAGATTGGTTGAGGGAATGCAAAAAGAAGCAGAGGCTTGCAAAATTACAATGCAGATAGATACACGCGGAAGTATGTTTGGATTTTTCTTTAACGAAAAACCAGTAAAAAACTTTGCTGATGCATGTAACTCAAATGCAGAACTATTCGCTAAGTTTCACTCAGGTATGTTAAAAGAAGGTTTTTACTTTGCATGTTCACTATATGAAACAGGCTTTATCTCTACAGCAACTACAGATGAGATGATTGAAGATACAATTACTGCTAGTGCAAGAGTATTTAAGGCAATCACAAATGGGTGAAAATAATGAAGAGTCAAAAGAAGAACGCAAACCTAGAATAAAACCTATTATTGAGGCAGCTGATAGCCTCTCTTTAGGTATCTCAATGGTTGTAGCAGTTGTTATGGGTGTTGGAATAGGATATTTGCTAAAAAGTATGACAGGACATGCTTGGACTTTTTGGATAGGTGTTTTTGTTGGAATAGCAGCAGCTGTTTTGAATGTTTACAAAGCCTATGCAAAACAGTATAAAGAGTACGAGGAGTTGGCGAAAGAGCCACGTTATGCAATTAAGAAAAAACTAGAAGATGATGAAGACGATGAAGATAGTTTTTGGGAAGATGACTATGGCGAAAAAAGCCATTAAATTTTTTTTAGTAGTTGAGATACTTATTTTGGCTACGCAGTTATTTTCGTTTGAGTTTTTCATAAATCTGCAGATAGCTTTTTTAAGCAGTTTTTTTATAATTATAGGTTCAATGTTCGCATATAAACGTATGATTGAAACACAGATTCAAGCCGAAAACATTAATGAAAAAAGAGAGTTCCTTGATGAATTGGAAGATCCATATGAACTTTATGATGAAGAACCTCTAAACAATGCCCCATATGAAGAGCTTGATTTAAAAGAGATTGTTAAACAAGAGAAAAAGAAGATAAAAATTTTAAATATTAGTGATATTAAAAAAGGTGGCAGAGCAGGTTTTTCACTCTATAGACTTGTTCCATATGTGTTTCTTATATTGGGGTTTATTGCTCTTAAAAACAACAACCTTTTAGACATTTCAATCTATTTACCATCTTTATTGGTTGGTATAGTTGTTGGATATATAAGCTCTAAGCAGTAATCATAGGTATATTTATAGTTACCTTCTCTTTTATATCTATATAAAAGCTTGTATTTGCAGTTAGAATTTCCAGTTCATTCATTTTATGTTTGTCTATGTTTTGAGCACTGATCTCAACAGAAAATAAACTATACTTTTTATCATCAAATTTTATATGCTCTCCAACTCTATAAAATATTTTGGTATTTATTTTTTCATTCTCACTAAAACATAAATATACTTTATTGAGTATTTTAATAAAGCTGTTTGAATCAATAATAATTTCTGGTATTGTTGGGTCAAGTTCTTTTGTAAAAATAATATTTGAGTTAATAGAGTTTGTAGATATACATAGGTCCACAAGTGTATAGATATTTGTTAGTTCACCAATAGGTTGAGGAGGCTTATTAATCTTGAAAGATGGGGATTGGTAAAGTTTAATCCCTACCTCATTTTCATTTTCATACCCAACAGTAACTGCAAAAAATTTGTAACGTCCAAATTCCAACTCTATAAAAGTTGTTTTGAACCCAAAAGTTACATTCGCATATGTGGTTGCTATTTTAAAAATCTCATCTGCACTAGTAGCAGCAAGAAAGAACTGTGATTCAGAGTTTAGTGATATTATTTTTCCGGTTGAATCAAAGAGTATGAAAGGGTTGTAATCATACTCTATCCACTGTTGTTCAAAAGTCATATTTTATTCTGCTACTCTTCTATATAGTTTTTAAGTTTTCTTCCAACTTTAGGGTGCTTCAGTTTTTTAATAGCACTAGACTCTATTTGACGAACACGTTCTCGAGTAACATTTAGCTCTTTTCCAATCTCTTCTAAAGTTCTATCACTTTCATCATCCATTATTCCAAAACGAAGTTTTATAACAGCTTTTTCTCTCTCATTTAATTGTTCTAGTACAGTTTCAATTTGAACTCTTAAATCATCTTTTAGTATAGCATCAGATGGAGAAAGCGATGTTTTATCTTCAATAAAGTCTCCAAAACGACCATCATCTTCACTACCAATAGGAGCCTCGAGACTAATAGGTTCTTTTGTAATTTTAATTACATTTTTAACTTTTTCTACTGACAATCCCACTTCTTCAGCAATTGTTTCAACATCCGGCTCTTTACCATGCTCTTGAAGGTGTTTACGCATTATTTTATTAATACGGTTGATTGTTTCAATCATATGGATTGGTATACGGATAGTTCTTGCTTGATCTGCAATTGCACGGCTGATTGCCTGACGAATCCACCAAGTTGCATATGTTGAGAATTTATAACCTTTTTGGTATTCAAACTTGTCAACAGCTTTCATAAGACCAATGTTTCCTTCTTGAATAAGGTCAAGAAAAGGGAGTCCACGATTGGTGTATCTTTTTGCAATTGAGACAACAAGTCTTAGATTTGATTTAGCCATCTTAGTCTTAGAGATTTCAGAAATATTTTTACCACGTTTAATCTGCTCTAAAATATCAGCTAGTTTTTCAGGCTCCATATCAAAACTATTTTTTGAAGCCTCTTTTGTTTGAGCAAGCTTTTTAATTTCCATATATGTACTAACCATAGTAGCTTCTGGAACCATATTAGCAATATCTTCTTTGTTTAAGTCACAAATTTTATCAACTAAAATTTTGTGATTTGCTTTTAATGTTGAGTTAAACAGTGGTAATTTATACTCTAATCTTTTTAATTCTTTGTCATAACCATCATCGCTTTTTAATGCGGTTTCCATCGCTTTTACAAGTTCATTTATTAGTTTTGAAGTTGGCCCCAAGTCTAATAATTTCTCTCTAAGCGCACCTTTTTTAAATGTAACGCCCAAGAAGTACATAACTATTTCTTCTGTTATATCACCATCTAAATTTTCTGTTGATTGATCAGCAAGTTTTACCCACTCTTTTTTTGCTTTTTCTAATGCTTTAAAACTTACGGTTACTTTTTCAACTCTTGTTTTGTCTTTAGCTGTTAATACTACTTCTTTAACTTCATCAGATGAGTCTTCAACTGATTCTGTGTCATCATTAGTGTCTGACTCTTCTTTTTCATCTTCAAAACTTTTAAACAGCTCTTTAACTCTTCTTTCGCGGTTAATTAAAGGTTCCTTATAGTCTAAAATAAAATCTATTAAGTATGGAACAGAACAGATTGCATCAATTATAATACTCTCACCACTTTCTATTTTTTTAGATATTTCTATCTCTTCTTCTTTTGTAAGCAGAGGAATCTGACCCATTTCACGCAAGTACATACGAACTGGAGAGTCTGAACGAGACCACTCAAGAAGTTCATGCTCTTTTAGTATGTCAAACTTGTCAGTTTCATTGTTTTCAAGCATTTTTCTCTGCACAGACCTTCTTGCTTCAGCTTCTTTATCATTTAGAAGTTTTGCGTGTTCTGATGCGGTGTATATACATGCTTTATTTTTTGTAATAAGCTTAAATATATTTTTTGCTTGTGCTGCAGTTGGTTGTTTGTCAAAAAGTTCAATTAGTGTTTCATATGTTGAGCACTCTTTGGATTTTTGATTGGTAAAGAATGTTTCAATTGCTTTGTTGAGTTCTTTAGCTGTCATATAAAATATGCCTTATATAGAGTTTTGTAAGATTTTTTAAAGGTGGATTATACCGAGATACTCTTAAAATATCCTTTTTTATTTATTGGCACACTACTTGCTTTTGTCTTGAAATAAACTAGAAAAAGGGATTTTTATGCAAAGCGGATATTATAGTTCAGCAGCAGGTATGGTGACTCAATTTAATCGTCTAGATACTATTGCAAATAATCTTGCCAATGTTAATACAATTGGATTTAAAGAAGATAATCTTGTTGTTGGTGACTTTATGCGTCTATATAAAGAGGCAAGAGATGAAGTTCCAAACGAAAATAATACTAAAGAAGCGGCTCAGTTTCTAAACAGAGCAATGAATAAAGCGCCACAAATTGTAGACTCATTTACTAATCATTCGCTTGGTACATTGCAAAAAAGTGATAATCCATTAGATTTTGCTCTGTCAGAAGAGGGTCTATTTTTTATGGTTAAAACACCTGAGGGAGTAAGACTTACCAGAGATGGCTCATTTACTGCAGATGATGAAGGGAAGCTTATGACTAAAGAGGGTTATGAAGTTTTGCCAAATGACTACTTTGCTTCAAAGAGCCCTATAACGATAAACAGAGAAGACAGCATTATAGAAGTTGATAAAAATGGAAATATGTATACTAATGCACCAAATAGTGTTAAGCTAGTAGCTGGTTCTAAACTTTTTGTTGCACAGCCAGACAATTTGAGACTTCTTAAAAAAGAGGGCGACAACCTTTACAAATATCCTGGGATTGATGAGCTGAAAAGTTTAGATGAGAGTGGAGCTGTACGACAAGGTTTTGTAGAAAAAAGTAATGTTAATGCCGTCAAGATGATGACAAGTATGATAGAAACAAATCGTCTTGTTGGAATGTATCAAAAAGCTATGGATACACAAATGAATGATATGAACCGTGATGCAATTGAAAAAATTGCTAAAAAATCTTAAGGAGTTAAACTATGATGCAATCACTTTATACTGCCTCTACCGGAATGCTAGGGATGCAGACACAGATAGACACGACTGCGAATAATATAGCCAATGTTAATACTATTGGATTTAAAAAATCTCGTGCAGAGTTTGCTGACTTGATGTATAAAGTTATGGAATATGCTGGAACCTCCACAAGTGATGTTACAAAGAGTCCCACAGGTATAGAAGTTGGTCTTGGTTCTCGTCCTACTGCGATAAATAAGATTTTTTCAGAGGGAAGTCTTAAGCAAACCGACAATCAACTTGATTTAGCTATAACTGGTAGAGGTTTTTTCAAACTTGAGCTTCCAGATGGAACTGAAGTTTACTCAAGAAATGGTGCATTTAAAATTGATGAAAACGGTACTATGGTTAACAGTGATGGATACAAACTAGTTCCTGAAGTTGTTATTCCGCCTGATGCAACAAACATCAGCATAGGTACAGACGGAACAATGACTGTTGTTCAGCCTGGTCAGACTCAAGCTACGCAAATTGGGCAAGTTACACTTACAAACTTTATAAATCCAGCCGGTCTACACTCTATGGGAGATAACCTATATATTGAAACAGACAGTTCAGGTCAACCAGTTGAAGGTACACCAGGTCTTGATGGTCTTGGAGTATTGAGACAAGGTTTTGTTGAACTAAGTAATGTTGAACTTGTTGTAGAACTAACTGACCTTATTACAGGTCAAAGAGCTTATGATTCAAACTCAAAAGTAATCACAACAAGTGATGAAATGCTACAAACTATAAATAATCTAAAAAGATAACAACTCCACAGTAATGGCTTGATATTATTTGATATTAAGCTGTGGTTTTGTTCTACATGTAGATCTGGATATTCAACTACTTGGGTTTTATTTTCAAAAGTGTCTATATTAGTGTTAACAGATCACTCTATAATATCTTCATCATTTAGTTCATGAAACTCACTTGATTCCATTGCATCTTCATTAAAATACTCAATCTTATCTTCAGCAATTTCTAGGTTTCTAAATTTACCTATATGAAAAACAGCATCACCTGCTTGCACTAATGGTATTTCTGATTTACCAATAATTACACCATCAAATGGTGATTTTATTTCAAAGCTTTCATCATCTAATGGTTCATCTATATATGCAATTACTTCATCTTTTTTGACTGTATCACCAAGAGCTTTTATTGTCCTTAACATACCACTTTCAGTTGATCTTACCCACTGACTTGTTTTTGTAATTATTGGTGTTTTTTTAGTTTTTTTACTCAATACTTTTGGAAGCATGTTATTTTCTCTTAAAACATTAACAATGCCATGAACTCCAATTCTAATGCAACCCTCATCAAACCTTAATGCTTCACCTGCCTCATACAAAAGAATTGGGACACCTTCTTCTTGAGCTACAGATCTTAGTGAGCCATCTCTGAGTTCAGAGTGTAAAACAACAGGTGCTCCAAATGATTTAGCAAGTCTAAATGTATACTCATTATCTATATTTGTCCTAATTTGTGGCAAGTTTGACTTATGTATGGAAGCTGTATGTAAATCGATTCCTAAATCACATTTTGTAACTATCTCATTAAAAAATATCTTTGCTACTCTACTAGCTAATGAACCTTTATTATTACCTGGAAAACTTCTGTTTAAGTCTCTTCTGTCAGGTAAATATCTTGAAAGAGTCATGATTCCATATACGTTAACTATAGGAACCAACACAAGAGTTCCTTTTAATCTTTTTAAAATATTTAACTTTCTTAATCGTCTAATTATTTCTATACCATTCAATTCATCACCATGGATTGCAGCACTTATAAAGACAACTGGACCATCCTTTTTGCCTCTGATAACTCTAACGGGTAATTGCGTAGGAGTATTGTAAAGTTTTGGTAAATCAAGGTTAATAGTTATATTAACCCCTCTATTTATTTCAACACCACCTAAAATAAACTTTTCATTAGACACATTAAGCTCCAATTTTATCTTTTTTGATTTTTCTTTTCTTTCTATCGCTTTCACATTGTGGAGTTACATTTGCTTCAATATAGTCCATTATTGAAGCAGCTATATCTATATTTGTTGATTTTTCTATTCCTTCAAGACCAGGAGATGAGTTAACTTCCATTACAAGTGGTCCACGAGCAGATGGAATCATGTCTACTCCACAAACCCCTAGTCCCATTGCTTTTGCAGCGGAAAGAGCAGTTGATTTTTCTTTTCTTGTAAGCTTATGTGCAGTTGCACTCCCACCTTGATGCAGGTTTGACCGAAAGTCACCTTCGGCACCTTGTCTTTTCATAGCACCAACAACTTTACCATTGACAACTAGTACGCGGATATCTGCTCCGCCAGCTTCATCTATAAACTCTTGAACTAATAAACTTACATCCATTCCGTAAAAAGCATCTAGTACTGATTTAGCAGCCTTTTCCGTATCTACAAGTACAACACCAACACCTTGTGTCCCCTCAAGTATTTTAAGTATTAAAGGGGCTCCTCCACTAAGGGCTATTACATCTTTTGCACTTGATTTATTTGAGGCAAAAACTGTTTTTGGCATATCTACATCATACTTTGACAATATCTGAAGGCTTCTTAACTTATCTCTACTTCTTGCTATTGCCAAATTACCTGATGTTGAAAATACACCCATCATCTCAAAGTGCCTTACCATTGCTGTACCATAAAATGTTCTACTGGCACCTATTCTTGGAATAATAGCATCAGGAACAGGCAGTTCAGCACCTAAATAGTTAACACTTAGATGACCTTTCATAATCTCAATACTACATTTTAGGTAATCAATGACTTTAATATTCCAACCTTTTTGCTCTCCAGCTTCAACTAGTCTTTTTGTAGAGTAAAGATTTTCATTTCTCGATAATATATAAACTATCATATTTGTCCTTTTTTATATTTGCTTAGCAAGATACTCTAGTGAGACATCAACTAAGAACTTACCATCTAAAAATTTTCTTCCTATTAGCATTGGATACTTCATGTCTGAACGATCCGTTAAAGATATAATAGTTGAATACTTTTCGCCTAGAAGTTCAATTTCCACCTTAATTGACGGCCTATGTTGAAGTTTTCCATTTGAACTTCTTATTTTTTTCATTTTGTAAAGGGGCACTTGCATATGTTTGCCATTATAAGCTTCATGAACTTCATCTAAAAGTTTGAAGTGCACAATATTATTCTCATCTACAAATATATCATCACAGTGTAGCGCATTAGAATCAGCACCAGTATCTACTTTTGCATCCAACCCATATAGTTCTAAATCCAAAATAGAGATAAGCTCTTTTTTGCCAATAATTTTCTTTTTTATCATTCATACGCTCCACCTATTATGGAAATTATAGCACATAATATAATATAAAATCGTTAAAGTTAAACGCTTGAATAATGAGATTTTCTTAAGTTTATTTTTAACAAAAAAATATTATTAGGGAGTACAGTTTAGCTCTAAATCTATAATCAAAATTAGACCCCGTGGATTGAATCTCCACTTCGAAAATAAACGACATTTGAATTTCCAAATACGTCTTTAAAAGGTCTACATGTAGTATGCTGTATTAGTCATACATAATTAACCTTTTTTATTCTACATGTAGAACTCAAATATGAATCTATTTTATTAAATATAATCATATTTCACATCTTAGAAACTTTCAAGAAGTAGGCTTTAGCTCTATCTTTTCTCTTTTTGATCAAGTATATAAAGATAATATACTTTACTCTTTTGACATAAAATAACGCGAGAAAGCTATAAAAAAGTTTACGCAGATTAATGTTTTGAAGATATAAAACTATTTTACAACCTTGACAACAGGCTATTTGAGATGCCTAATTTTACACATGGAAATACAAGTAAACTTCTAAAACAATATGGCATTGAAAAAGACAGTATCTGCTTTGAAATTTCAGAAAGATATGAAATTCCTATTAAGCAAGAAGAGAAACAGGCACATGTAAGCAGTTTGGTGGGAGAGCCAAATTTATCTACATGTGACCTATTCTTAATAAATAATTATTTTAGAAACTGCTTTATAAAACTACAATCACAATTTGGATATAATCGCAAAATTATTTAGAGATACAATATTAAAAATATAGGATTTTCATAATGAAAAAAGCAAATATTGATGGAAAAGTTTGGACATTTGGTAAGGATGTTGACACAGATTTAATCATAGCGGCTCGCTATCTTAATACTTCGGTACCAGAGGAGTTAGCAAAGCACGTAATGGAAGACGCTGATCCAGAGTTTGTTAACAAGATGAGTGTTGGCGATATAATAGTAGCTGGTGAGAACTTTGGTTGTGGAAGCTCACGTGAACACGCTCCAATCGCACTTAAAGCTGCTGGTGTTGCAGCAGTTATTGCTCCAACTTTCGCAAGAATATTTTATAGAAACTCATTCAATATGGGTCTTCCAATTTTCGAACTTCAAGAGAGTGCTGAAATATCTGAAGGTGATGATATTACTGTAAATATGAACGATGGAACAGTAACAAATAAAACTACAAATAAAACATATAGTTTTACGCCAATTCCAGAATTTATGCAAGAACTAATAGATGCAGGCGGACTTATGAACTTTGCACAAAATGAAATAAAAGCTCAGGAGAGCAAATGATGAAAACATATAAAATAGCACTTATTAAAGGTGACGGTATCGGACCAGAGATAATAGATGAAGCAGTGAAAGTTTTAGATGCTGTATCATCTTGCTTCGACTTTGATTTTGAGTACGAAGAGGCTCTAATGGGTGGTTGTGCTTATGATATTACTGGAGACCCACTTCCTCAAGAGACAATAAATATTTCACTAAACAGTGATGCTGTACTTTTTGGTGCTATCGGTGGAACACAGTGGGATTCACTGCCTCGTGAAAAACGCCCAGAAAGTGGTCTTTTAAGATTCAGAAAAGAGCTTGGTGTCTATGCAAATCTTCGTCCTGCTGTTGTTTATGATGAGCTTATTAATGCTTCATCACTAAAGGCAAGCGTTGTTGAAGGTGTTGACCTAATGGTTGTTCGTGAGCTTATCGGCGGAATCTATTTTGGTGAGCCAAAAGGTCGCACTGATGATAAGGGCTGGAACACTATGGTTTACACTCGTGAAGAGATTGTAAGAATTGCTCACCAGGCATTTAAGATTGCAATGACTAGAAGCAAGAGAGTTTGCTCTATTGATAAAGCAAATGTTTTAGATGTTTCTCAGCTATGGAGAGATGTGGTTACTGAGGTTGCAACTGAGTACCCTGAAGTTGAACTAAGCCACATGTACGTAGATAATGCTGCGATGCAACTTATCCGTGATCCAAGACAGTTTGATGTAATGCTTACTGGAAATATCTTTGGTGATATTTTAAGTGATGAGGCAAGTATGCTTTCAGGTTCTATCGGTCTCTTACCATCTGCATCTGTTGGAGCTAAAATAGGTGTTTATGAGCCTATTCATGGTTCTGCTCCAGATATCGCTGGTCAAGGCATAGCAAACCCAATTGCTACAATATCTTCTGCTTCTATGATGCTAAGATATGCTCTTGGCGAGATTGATGCGGCAGATAAAATAGACGCTGCTGTAAAAAGAGCACTTAAAGAGGGCTATAGAACAAAAGACTTGGCGCAGTATGATGCAAAAGAGGTTTGTTCTACAAGTGAGATGGGTTCTATTATTGCTAATTATGCGGCAAAATGAAAACATTAACTTTAGCTAATATTTACGAACTTCAGGGCCTCAAAGAAGAGGCTCTTGAAATTTACAAAGAAATTTTAAAAAAAGACCCTTCTAATAGCGATGCAAAAATTGCTATTAGAAGATTATCCGGTATGAGAAAAAAGTTTTTAAATGTAAACACTCAAATGAAGGGCTTTTTTTTAAAATTGGATTCTGAAGTAGAGTTTAACGAATTTGAAAGGTGGTTATTGAAATTATGGAATTAAAAGATGTAATACTATCAACATTGGCAGAGATGGAAGATACAAACACTGACAAAAGTGATAAAAAACCTATAAATAATTTTCAAATTAAACTAAAAAAAGAAGTGAAAGAGGAAGTATTTACTGAGGATGAACGTGAATATACTCAGGAGAAGACTTCTAGTGATGAGATGATTTTTTTAATTTCAATGAGAGAGAGACTACTTGTTCTTTTTGAGGGCTTTCAAGCACCGAATAATACAAATATAGAAGCAAAAGTTGATATGACACTTAATTTCTTGGAGTACGTATTAATAACTCTTGACGAAAGAGTGCTAGAGCTTGAAAAAGGGACAAGTATATGAGCAAATACAGAGTATTAATTGATGCTTATGATGAAAAAGGGTTGGTGCATAAAGTATCTACTATATTTTATAATAATGATTTAAATATACTCTCAAATAATGAGTTTGTAGACAAAGAAAATAATAAGTTTTTTATGAGAAGCGTTGTAGATGGAGATATTGACCTAGATGTGCTCTATGACCTATTAGAAAATGTTCTGCCTTCTAGTGCAAATATCAAGGTAATAGCTCCTAAGAAGAAAAATATAATTATTATGGCTACAAAAGAGATGCATGCACTAGGTGATATATTGATTCGTCATGAAGCAGGTGAGCTTGAAGCAAATATTTTAGCAGTAGTCTCTAACTACAGTGATTTAGAATCTCTAGTCACTAAATTTGGCATTCCTTTTATAGCAGTTTCACACGTAGATTTAGACAGAGCAGAACATGAAAATAAAATACTTAAATGTTTGGAAGAGTTCAAAGATATTGACTATATTGTTTTGGCAAAATACATGAGAATCTTAACTCCGAGATTTGTAGAAGTATATGCAGACAGAATTATTAATATTCACCACTCTTTTTTACCTGCTTTTATAGGAGCAAATCCTTATAAGCAAGCTTATGATAGAGGTGTTAAGATTATTGGTGCTACATCACACTTTGTAAATAACAACCTCGATGAAGGTCCAATTATTGCTCAAGAAGTGATACATGTAGATCATGCTTACGGCTGGAGAGATATGCAGCGCTCTGGTAAAGATGTAGAAAAAGTAGTTCTTTCACGTGCTCTTAAATTGGCACTCGAAGATAGAATTTTTGTATATGCTAACAGAACTGTAATCTTTTAATGAATTTATCTATAATAAAATCAACTTTGGGAATGTCATTTGTTTAATATTGTACTTGTAAATCCACAGATACCTAACAATACGGGAGCCATTGGTCGACTTTGCGTTAATGCCGGAGCAGCTTTACATATAATTAAACCTATAGCGTTTGACATAGATGAAAAAGCGGTTCGAAGAGCAGGGCTTGATTACTGGGAAAAGTTAGACTTACATGTATGGGAGAGTATTGACGAGTTCTTCCTTGAGAACAAGATAAAAGACAATGCTTACTTTGCCACTACAAAAACAGATAAGCCATACTTTGAGGCGGAGTTTAAAGATGGTGATTTTATTTTTTTTGGAAGTGAGACTGCAGGAATTCCTGAAAATATTCTAAATGCTTATAAAGAGCAAAATATCACAATACCAATGACTAAAGATGGCAGAAGTCTAAATTTAGCTATAAGTACAGGTATTATTCTTTATGATGCCATAAGACAGATATACAGTACATTTAAGGGAAATATATGATCCCTATTATTAATGGAATAATGGTAGTGCTATTTGTATTATTTCTTGTATTTGTTTTTGGTGGTTACCATAAAAATAAGTCAGCACAAAGAGAAGCGGATAGGGAAGATCAAGAGAAAAAAGAAGTAAATTCAGATAGTTCTACTGAATCTAATTAAATTTCATAAGTTAATAAACGCGAAGAGTTTAGCTTAGAACATTTAAATAACTCATTTAAACTAATTAAAAAATTCTCTCTGCCAATTTTTCTATATTTATTTCAAATCTCTCAAATAAACTTTGTGCATTTTTTACTATAATCGCCATTTATAATCCTTTAATTTATTCTCAAATACTACACATATTTTCAAATAAAAATAATAAATATTGCATTTTGTCATATTTTCTTTGACTAAATTGAAAAATAGTATTATAATTGTTAAAAAGTACAGGGGAATGGCATGAAAAGTTTTTTAGAAATTGTTGAAGAGATTAAAAGTATTATATCTGCTGAGTTTAGCGGTAAGAAGATATTCGATAAAGATGTAGCAGATACTTTAGGTGTAAGTCAGATGAATTTTGCAACAATGAAAAAAAGAAATAAAATTCCTTTCGGTGAGCTTCTTGATTTTT
This window encodes:
- a CDS encoding tRNA (cytidine(34)-2'-O)-methyltransferase, giving the protein MFNIVLVNPQIPNNTGAIGRLCVNAGAALHIIKPIAFDIDEKAVRRAGLDYWEKLDLHVWESIDEFFLENKIKDNAYFATTKTDKPYFEAEFKDGDFIFFGSETAGIPENILNAYKEQNITIPMTKDGRSLNLAISTGIILYDAIRQIYSTFKGNI
- the purU gene encoding formyltetrahydrofolate deformylase, with the translated sequence MSKYRVLIDAYDEKGLVHKVSTIFYNNDLNILSNNEFVDKENNKFFMRSVVDGDIDLDVLYDLLENVLPSSANIKVIAPKKKNIIIMATKEMHALGDILIRHEAGELEANILAVVSNYSDLESLVTKFGIPFIAVSHVDLDRAEHENKILKCLEEFKDIDYIVLAKYMRILTPRFVEVYADRIINIHHSFLPAFIGANPYKQAYDRGVKIIGATSHFVNNNLDEGPIIAQEVIHVDHAYGWRDMQRSGKDVEKVVLSRALKLALEDRIFVYANRTVIF
- the leuB gene encoding 3-isopropylmalate dehydrogenase, whose protein sequence is MKTYKIALIKGDGIGPEIIDEAVKVLDAVSSCFDFDFEYEEALMGGCAYDITGDPLPQETINISLNSDAVLFGAIGGTQWDSLPREKRPESGLLRFRKELGVYANLRPAVVYDELINASSLKASVVEGVDLMVVRELIGGIYFGEPKGRTDDKGWNTMVYTREEIVRIAHQAFKIAMTRSKRVCSIDKANVLDVSQLWRDVVTEVATEYPEVELSHMYVDNAAMQLIRDPRQFDVMLTGNIFGDILSDEASMLSGSIGLLPSASVGAKIGVYEPIHGSAPDIAGQGIANPIATISSASMMLRYALGEIDAADKIDAAVKRALKEGYRTKDLAQYDAKEVCSTSEMGSIIANYAAK
- a CDS encoding tetratricopeptide repeat protein, giving the protein MKTLTLANIYELQGLKEEALEIYKEILKKDPSNSDAKIAIRRLSGMRKKFLNVNTQMKGFFLKLDSEVEFNEFERWLLKLWN
- a CDS encoding CiaD-like domain-containing protein, with product MELKDVILSTLAEMEDTNTDKSDKKPINNFQIKLKKEVKEEVFTEDEREYTQEKTSSDEMIFLISMRERLLVLFEGFQAPNNTNIEAKVDMTLNFLEYVLITLDERVLELEKGTSI